Part of the Molothrus ater isolate BHLD 08-10-18 breed brown headed cowbird chromosome 9, BPBGC_Mater_1.1, whole genome shotgun sequence genome is shown below.
TCAGTGGACCTCATGTATTTCAGAGAAGTTTTAACTGGACGTGTGATGTAAATTGTATGGAGTTGTATGTGAATCGTGTTAGTCACTGTTTTACATTGTATTGTTCTGCAGTGCACAAATGTGACTACTGAGCACAGAAGCATTACATTCATTAAACTTAATCTTGTTGCAGTATATAATTCCCCACTTTTTGTGCCAAAAACATCAATACATTCCATAATCAGTTTTAATAGAGGTTTGCactttgatttaattttgttttgtgattCTTGCAGTTTCAATACTATATATCTCCATCACGAAGGAATAAAGTGTCAGTTGTACCCTACCCTCTGTAGTTCATGCTTCTTCTTTTGGAACTGAAAGTGtatgtatttaatttaatagtGTTTCATGCTGTCTTCTTATTTCCAAGCTTATTACATACCTAGAAGTAAAGCCAATTATAGACATTAGCACTAAAACCCTTAATTCTGCTAGGGGAAATCTTGactctttaaaaacaaattactcTTAAAAGTAGAGTCTAAAATTATAATGTGTAGAGAGGAGATACCGCCTGTGAGTGGTCATGGTTAATTTTATTGCTGTCCTAGGTAACAAAACAGATGTTAGCATAGTACAGTATGTttctctgcagtgcctgcatTTACTGTAACTTACAAAAGGTGAAACTGCAAAGGTTTAGTGGCATTCCCATTATGGGTAAATTACTCACACAGCTCTTGTGTCTTTTCTCCCCCACAATCTCAGGAGAGGCGACTGCACTCCAGACATTGCTTTGAGGTAACCTGACAGATAACTGCATGTGTTATATCTAAATACTTCCTGCGGTGTGCTGCAgactgctcctggggctgcagtgccagcagggtaCAATACTGGATCCAGGGCAGGGTGACCCTGCAGCGACTCTGGGCTCCATCATGGGCGTGTGTGCAAGGGCTCGCGGGCCATCAGTGCCATCTCCTGGCAGCCCGGGAGTCGCTGGTTCAAGGCCTCAGTGTTGTTCTTCCAGCTTTTTAAGAAAACCAAGATAATTTAACAGAGTAGGAATTCCTTAATGAACTGTagcaaaataattacattaCTTTCAAACTGTATTTTGCTAGTATAATAGGACTTTAAATAAACCATCATCTATTATTCTCCTTGCCAGAGAAGTAGGGACAAAGGATCTTAAACACAGCCTTCATACTGATTTTACAACATTGGCTAAAAGTATGATTTTTAACTAATGTATTTAAATCAGTGCTGTGTCTAATGTGAATACATTTAGTGTGATGCAATTAGTATTTTAAACTACTTCATTTACATGTCTACAGGAGAGAGTTGGTACCAATTTACCTGAATTTGTTTCTTAATGGCAACGATTAGATGAGTTTTTTGCAGAGAGTAGCcttcttcctgctgcctgcaccatTAAATCCTGGTAGGGTGTTCTGGCATTAAGTCTGCTAAAATATATTCTGCTCTTGTATTCGCTAACCACATGCTCTCTTCCTGACTGCTGAAGTGAAAGCATTCCAGTTTGTCTCCTACACGGCTCAGGAATCAGCAGCCTAACCCTCCAGACATCACATGGCTTTGAACTGCACCTCTTGCTGAGCAAGGTTATTAACAAATACTCTAAATCCAGAATGCATGAGAGATGTTTTTATCAGCAGTGTTGTGTGGAGCCAGCAAAGTCCACAATATAATTCACCTTGAAGAGGAAGAGCTGAAAGGCATGTGATATAATAAACAGGGGTGGGAGTCAGGGGCTGGGAAGACGCTTGGCTCTGTTTCAGAAGTACCACAATCAGTTCTCTTGGAAGCATCAGAGAAGCTGAAAGCTTTCCATGTACTTTGGGTGCATAGCACAGATTGGGGAGGATCAATGTAGGCACTtgaattggggaaaaaatggtcagccctgcagctcttggAGTAGGAAAATGGGAGATAAATAGGTTACTTTGCAGAGATACACAGCTTTGAGAAATTCAAATGCACTACAGCAAAGAAAGGTTGCTTGGAGTGGGAATAACAGGAGGCCATGGGCTGTGAGCAGGTGTGCCCCAGATGAGCAGCAagcagggctctgaggggagGGTGAGCCTGAGAGTTTCCACTGGCCAGAGGGGCCCTCACAGCAGtggcagggaacggagctggctggcagcagtTTGGGGATTGGCCCCGATTTtacacccagctctgcagaaatcTGCCCTCTCACCAGGTGCCTGGTCCTTTATTTTTCACGTGTTCTGGGCAGGATCTTcgtgtttattttaaagctggGACTGCTAGCACTGTAAAATAGATACTGTCACGATTAATAGTTCAAGTACAATTGCATTAACAAAACATGTTAAAGACTTTGCAAAACTGTAAAACTACCATAAAACTGGCAGGTTTTCCTTACTGACAGCAAGCCTCAGTGTTGATCGCTTCTACTTATGTTCATGTTTATCTAGTGAAAGGACAATTTTAGGAGTGCACGAATAGCCCGAGTTCCACCCGTGCCAGCTGCAAGAGCCCCGATTGCTGCAGTTCAGCGCTCCCTTTCCCTGGGGAGGCGGCGCCGGGTCCCGGCGGGGCCGCAGCTCcgtctgctgctgccttggagcACGAGCCCGCGCACGGAGGGGCTTTGGAACACCGCCAGGCCGGAAACCGGCGGGCACGGCCAGCCGCTGTCACTCGTGCCAGTATCTGCCCGAGCTGCGGGCCCCGGCACCGCTCCGCACGGTCCAGCCGCTTTAGCGGAGGGGCTGCCACAGGTCCCGGGAGGCCCGggggggcaggggcagctccagccccagtcccGGCAGCGCAGCCTCCGCGCCCAGCGAGCCGCGCCCGCCCTGAGGCACCGGCACGGCCCCGCGCACGCGCCACTGGGCGGAGCCGGGGCGGAGCGCGGTTCCTGAGCGCCCATtggcggggcggggccgagcTGGGGCGGGGCTGCGTTCTGTCCCGGCTGGGGTCGGGGCGGAGCGCCGGCTCTGAGCGCCCATTGGTGGGGGCAggcgggggcggggcccggGCGGAAGCACCGCCCCGCGCGGGTTTCCCCAGCGGCGCCGCCGAGGGTTCCGCCATGGAGGGCCCGCGGTCGTGGTCGAGCtcgggcggcgcggggcggccgcTGACGGAGGACGAGATGGCGGAGGTGAAGAAGGATGTAAGTGGCGGGCGGGCCCGGGGCTGGGCGCAGGGCCCGGGCGCGGAGCGGCGAGCGGGGCCCGGGCGGGGGAGCGGAAGCGCTGTGGGAGCGGGCGGGGGACGCGGCGCGTCCGGGAAGGCGGCGGCGAATCTCGAGCACGGCTCTGCCCCCCGGGGTCCCCCGGGGCGAGGCTGATCATGACTCGCGTATCCCGGAGCTCCCCCCGCGCCCCGGTCGTGCTGTGTGCCGGGCTGCGGGGCTCGGGTCGCCCGGTGCCTGCGCCGGAGGCAGCAAACGGGGGGAGTAACGTGGTACCCAAAGCTTGGCTGAAAgtgtgtgtgctgctcctggtgccagtAAAACTCTTAATTAGAAAGCGTGGATATCTTATGTATACTTAGGTATGTTATGTATACTTAGGTATTTTATATTATGTATACTTAGTTATGTATACTTCGGTATTTTTTATTGAGGCTTATTGTTCTCTATTTTCTTGGGTTTTCCCCTATACTTATTCACTGATGTCTGGAATCTGATGGAAGACTTCATCCTGATTCATTCTAGATTAATTTATCTCAACGTGAGACTGGGAAGCAATGTAACCCACCTTAAAAAGTgattgtttaattaaaaaaaaaaaaaagtaaaatcagttTATCACTTATTTATTGCCTATCCATTGTTCTGTTTGTAATTTACAGTGTCTTATGTTTGATTcattgggggttttttatgttcttttaaaGTACAGTGAAGACCGCTTGcagtttggtttttgtttctttctagcTTTATGCTCAAGTGATTTCCTTTAAATGCTTTGTCATAGCTCTGTGAGGCATGTTTTCAAGCTAGTACTCGTTTCCACAGGGTAATACTGCAATAGGTGGCATTGGGTAGTTACACCAAAAATGGATAAAAGCCACTTGAGTCAGACACTATAGGTGTAACATGGCAGGTGTGTTAGTCTGGGTCAGTGACTGaacccagggctgcagctcacagAAATGCATGACTGTCACTTCAACCCTTAACCTTACAGGTCCTCCCATAGTACTTGGAGGGGAAAGGATGGAAATCTTAGGTAGAAACAAATAACATTCATTTTATCATCAAAATGCAGTCCCATAAATCTGACTTTAGAGCTTCTGCACTCAGGTTTTAAATGTTGCGGCTTCACAGCTGACTCGGCTCTCTCAGAGCTGTTCAGGTAACACCGATGGGATCTCTGCAAGCCAGGGTGCTGTGTCAGCATTAGCACTGTGTGTGACACGGGACAGCACATCTCAGGAAGCTGAAACTGGCAAGGACATCTTGGTCTGGGCAAGCTTGTCTTGAGGAGTTATAAAGTTTGGAGTCTTGCAGTTAAGAGCTGAGAAGGATGAGGGTGAGCCATATAAAATCACTCATACAATGGAATAGGGTTACAAAAGACACAAAGCAGCCACTAACGTTGTTGAGAGTACATACATGTATGGATGAAAGTGCATGTATTTTGGATGTCAGTAATTTGTTGAACCTGTCAATAGTATAAATACATAGGTTtaaattttgtaaataaataggTTTATTTACAAACATTTTGAACTGTGAGTACATTCATGCTGCTCCTTTGAGACCACTTTTGCTCAATGCACAGAAAACATCAGTAACTGCAGTATTTTGGAATTGTGCCTCAATGTGGCAATTAGATGATCAGTGAAAATGGGTGTATTTGTAGACAAAGTGAGTAGGTGCTGTTTggtataatttcatttttacttgACTGTTTTGAAATGTGCTAACCTCAGACCTTCTGTAATCACATTTTCTATAAGTAGTCACTGTTTTTCTTAACAAGCATTGGAACTGCTGAGTTCAGTCCAAGAGTTAATGAAAGTGATAATCAGGGAACcgctttttaaaaaaaattttacacTGAGAAAAATCTCAACTAAgtaacacagcagcagccttaAAAATTCTTTTGCTAACCTGTATCAAAATCATATAGGTTccaaataatttgaaatgttGGCTCATAccagtttgttttgcttttcaggctTTAGAAAGGATGCGTCCTTACCTGTGTGATAAGATCATAGCCGAGAGACACTTTGATTACCTGCGCTCCAAGAAAATACTCACCAGGGAGGACACAGAAGAAATTTCTGCTCGATCTTCCAGTAGGAAAAAAGCTGGGAAGTTATTGGACTACTTAGCAGAAAATCCAAAGGGACTAGATACTCTGATTGAATCTATCAGACGAGAAAGAACACAAAACTTCCTGTTACAAAAGATAACTGATGTAGTGCTGAAAGTCAAAAATGAAAAGCTAGAAGCTCTTAAAGGTAAcaaatttttaataatgttgTGTAAGACATAGGTTTTATTTGGAGGGTctgcaaaattaaaatccaaaacTAAAATCTTCCTCTGGTATTTGGAACAACATGTTTGGAAATATTACCAGTTTGTATTTAAGATCCTAGTGCATGTATCCTGGCTTTACCTTTTTACTATCTGAACACATCCATCACAAATAACAACTATCAAAAAGCCCCTGTTGTATTGTTATGATGGATAAATCTGTCTCcacatttcagttttgcttctCAAAAATGGGTGGTTATGTTCCatcttgcatttctcttcaaACTGTTTACTGCAGGGGCAGGATGCTCTGGTTTAGTTAAACTTTGTGTCTCAGCAGAAGATGTGCAAGCAAATGCAGCTTGAGGGGAGTTCCCCTGTATGCCTTCACTGCCACAGCTTTAAAGCAGACACTGTAAATacatgtgtgtgttttttccATACAGGCTTAGAGGTTTTGTTGACACCCAAACCTTGAAGTGACTGTGTGTACTTATAGTTtaaggcagagaaagaaagtATAGGCTTTCTACACCAAAGTGTTACTTCCCCTTCCACGCCCATCAAAAGGCaaataaagaaggaagaagTATGTTCTAACCACAGAGATGAAGGGCCTGAGGTTTGCTCTGGCTTCAGGTAAAATAGCCTTAAATGC
Proteins encoded:
- the BCL10 gene encoding B-cell lymphoma/leukemia 10, with protein sequence MEGPRSWSSSGGAGRPLTEDEMAEVKKDALERMRPYLCDKIIAERHFDYLRSKKILTREDTEEISARSSSRKKAGKLLDYLAENPKGLDTLIESIRRERTQNFLLQKITDVVLKVKNEKLEALKGLSCSTCMTSLYGGTNNLSRSFSDESNFLDKTKDKESTQIHHPEEDYSTAAFVSAVSLHSMNLPIAEMGNSQCSVFSATLPGPGEPGAPPLPPELQADQQEPCTSSSDNCFLPLRSRSVQPQ